The following are encoded in a window of Oceanivirga salmonicida genomic DNA:
- a CDS encoding chloride channel protein produces MFIVYTILLGIIMGIITTIFGTVLISVSNYRDMHKEIIFLLPIIGAVTYYMYSKYAPRLKKGMNLVQLSYKTENEHIDNKLIPFITISTWLTHLFGASAGREGVAVQIGASFSNMTYRKFGINKHEAMLAGMSAGFAGLFGTPLSAMIFPIEIMFNHKEKKLSYQGIFMIVFASLIASYTSSYLGLYHFKYIINEVYNFNIKTLLVVIFASLMFSIAAIIFTKTIKFLKPYLSKNIYMVFILSILLSFAIYFVDSARYAGLGTNLIYESFKNNGISINNYDFLLKIIFTCFTLSLSYQGGEVTPLFAIGASLGAMIAMYFGIPVYLLASIGYAVVFSAASNTLITPILIGYEVFGINILPYLIIASICAYFASGNNSIYPNKK; encoded by the coding sequence ATGTTTATAGTTTATACAATATTATTAGGGATTATAATGGGTATAATAACTACTATATTTGGTACTGTTCTTATATCCGTTTCTAATTATAGAGATATGCATAAAGAAATCATATTCTTACTACCTATTATTGGTGCTGTTACTTACTACATGTATTCTAAATATGCACCAAGATTAAAAAAAGGTATGAATTTAGTTCAATTATCATATAAAACAGAAAACGAGCATATAGATAATAAACTTATACCTTTTATTACGATTTCTACTTGGCTTACCCATTTATTTGGAGCATCAGCAGGTCGTGAAGGTGTAGCAGTACAAATAGGTGCAAGTTTTTCTAATATGACATATAGAAAATTTGGAATAAATAAGCATGAAGCAATGTTAGCGGGTATGAGTGCTGGGTTTGCAGGGCTTTTTGGAACTCCACTTTCAGCAATGATATTTCCCATAGAAATTATGTTTAATCATAAAGAAAAAAAACTTTCATATCAAGGGATATTTATGATAGTATTTGCAAGTTTAATTGCTTCTTATACTTCTTCGTATTTAGGGCTATATCATTTTAAATATATAATAAATGAAGTCTATAATTTTAATATTAAGACTTTACTAGTTGTAATATTTGCTAGTCTAATGTTTTCAATAGCGGCAATAATATTTACAAAAACAATCAAATTTTTAAAACCATATTTATCAAAAAATATTTATATGGTATTTATTTTGTCAATATTATTATCATTTGCAATATATTTTGTAGACAGTGCAAGATATGCAGGTCTTGGAACTAATTTAATATATGAGTCATTTAAAAATAATGGTATCAGTATAAATAATTATGATTTTTTACTTAAAATTATATTTACATGCTTTACACTTTCTCTATCATATCAAGGTGGAGAAGTTACACCTTTATTTGCAATAGGGGCTAGTTTAGGAGCAATGATTGCTATGTATTTTGGTATTCCAGTTTACTTATTGGCTTCAATTGGTTATGCAGTAGTTTTTTCTGCAGCTTCTAACACGCTTATTACCCCCATATTAATTGGTTATGAGGTTTTCGGTATAAATATACTCCCCTACCTAATAATTGCTAGTATATGTGCATATTTTGCTAGTGGGAACAATAGTATATACCCAAATAAAAAATAG